Below is a genomic region from Ahaetulla prasina isolate Xishuangbanna chromosome 16, ASM2864084v1, whole genome shotgun sequence.
CTCACTCAGATCGCCCACGTAGAAGCTGGCCCCTGCAAGGTGACCCTGGTCAGCAAGACCCCTGCCTtatgctacacacacacatacagataaATGAGTAACTATAGGCAGGACGCTTCTCTCACTTAGATACAGGCCTTACAGAGAaaaagaaggtgggggggagaagggcACTTGAGATGGTAACGGCCGTCACTTCTGGCACCGGTGCAAATCATCCCCCAAGGGACTCAGTCAGGACTCACCCCCGTGGCCACCTTCCAGCTGCCCTAGGCTCAGCCTTCCCCCCAGGGATAGCCCCTTCCACAGGAAGCCACCACTTTCGGACACGTCTGGCTGCCAGGTCTCTCCATCCACGAAGACTTTGAAGGGAGCAATGCCGGGAGTGTTGGTGACCGAGACAGCCAGGTGATGCCAGGATCCATCCAAAAGGAGGACTCGGGTGCCACTGAACAGCAGAGCTCTGCAAGAAGAACCAGAGCAGGACCTGGGAAAAGGCTCAACTCCCTCCGTGGTCCTCTCGCGCTGCTCCTTCCCAGGCAAGTCCGTGTGGCCAGCGGATAGAGAGATGCCAGAGGAAGGGCCTCTGGATGTGGGTTTGCAGTGGtcccagggagggagagagagtcaACGGCACAGCCCCTGCCCGCCTCACCCCTTGGCGTGGAATTCCAGTCcagaaggggagagaaggaagagcgcAAACTCTGCCTGCTGCTGCCACTTCAAGGAATAGCTGACTGCGCACATCCGAGGAGAGTCCAGGAAGGTGCTTCGGATCCACAGCCCAAGAGTGAAGTTGCCCAGGTAGCAGTGGACGGCATCCTCCAGCTGCAGGCTGCTCCCCTGGGCGAAGCGCAAGTCAGAGGAGAGTGGATACTCTGGAAGAAGATGCCAAGGGGTGAGGGCAACCCAGGGGGGCAACAGAGGCTCCGTGACCCTCTAAAACATTCAGGAGAGCCCCAACCAGAAAGTTCTGAATTCTGCTTTTCCCTCTGATCTGGAGACAGCCATCTTTGATCAGAATTGCAGGGGATCTCTTGCCTCCTTACTTCCAGTGCATGGCTATGAAACTAGCTCTCCTAGAAGGGCTCCCTCCATGAGAAGGAGAGCAGCAGCCTATGCTCAGGCCCTTCTCCAACTGAGTGGGGTCGGGGTGCACCAGCCAAGACAGGCCTGTCCCCCACCACCTGAGGCGGCTGCTTGTGTCCCTTGCTGTGCCTGCTTGGGGCTGACTGGACCAACCTACCCAGGGAAGTGTTGGCTACGGTGGCTCCACTTATCTGCAAGGAGCTGATGTTTGCAAGGAAGGCCTTTTGGTTGTCCGACAGCCGGAAGTGCTCCTGGTGGTTGAAGAAGCAGGCGAAGCCATCTGGGTAGCTGATGAAGCTCCAGGTGTTGAGGCCGGGGGGGAAAGGGGTACGAAGGTAGTTCTTGTGCACCAAAAATCTGCTGTGTTCACTAAAGATGCTGCCATGGATATGAGTGGCATTGCACTCAAAGATAATCAAGAAGAGGGTGCCGTTCGGATGGAAGCAGGTCAAAGCCAAAGAGAAGGTGGCATGGGCAGTCAAAGAGAAGGTGACATCAGCTGTGGCATAAGGACCCATCCCGCCCGGGAGGAGAAACCGAACAGGTTCCGGAGGGCCACAGGAATCTGCCAGCAAAGAGCAGAATGAATTAGGCCTCCTTCAAGGAAACCCAGGAAGAGCAACCTGTGGAGGGAATTTGCAGCTGGGTTCTGAAGTAGTATTCGGATCATTTCTTGAAGGCATATGAGGCTCCCAGCCCATGAAAGGATCTGACTTTTCTAGAGTTTTAGATAAAAGTGAGTTCAACAGACCAGAGGCCTACTCTTCTGGGCTcggcacacaaaaagattcccaaATCACGCTTCCCATTGTGGGATTCACCACTGTGTTCCGCAACAACACAAGAGTAAGAGGTTATTCTACATGCTTCCACACTTCCTCGGTTATTTAGAAGAGGTTGGCCTTGAAGACTATTAAAAAGGACAGCCTGGGTGTGGATCTGTCTGGCAATTCTGACCTCAATTCATTGCACTCACCATACTGGAGTTGGCAGATGAAACCTATGTACTCGGCTGCAGGGTGCACCTGGCAAGGCCTGGCCTTCCACGTCCCATGCTGCCCGCCATCCAGGGGCCGAAGACTGAGCACTGCGCACCGGTCCTGTTCTGCGGACAGGGctaaagggagaggaggggggaattttgggctccgtCAGCCTCCCACACCTCCAGGACACCCTGCAGCCTATTCTCACAAGTAGGTTACAATTTTCTTCGAGATGGTGTGACAGGAGAGTTTTAAAATCTGTGAATGGGTTGTAACACCCTCGCTCAGTATAGTAAAGCTCCAACATCAATTTCATTAAAGTAGCACAATAATGTTATAGAAATGATGTGCTGTAACAagacagggattttttttttatttgaatttatatcccgcccttctccgaagactcaggacggcttacactatgttagcaatagtcttcatccatttgtatattatatacaaagtcaacttttatttcccccaacaatctgggtcctcattttacctaccttataaaggatggaaggctgagtcaaccttgggcctggtgggacttgaacttgcagtaattgcaagcagctgtgttaataacagacagacttagtctgctgagccaccagaggccccagatttttttttgttcttccatttatgatttcattttaattataacCCAAAaggctctttaaaaaaaggaaatgtcaAGACAAATAACAGATTTCAGCCACGTAACCCAAGGGTCCAGAAAAGTACCTGAGTGCCACCGGAGGTAGGTGGGGGCCGAGGCATCGCTCCATTTCCACATGGCCTCCAGGTGCAGACCGATCCACAGGTGCCAGCCATCCTCAGGAAAAGCAcctggaggggaggggcagaacCAGCAGGGATGAGACACCTGAAGAGCACTGCCCCTCCCCGCCCCACCCCCCCTCGGACACAGGCATTCTCCGAGGAGCAAAAGCAGAAAATCGAAGGACAGGAGGCGGCTGAGCCTGACGGTTCCAGTTGGGTCACTTTTGATCAGCCTGTGCAACTATGAAAACTGATCAGGAATCTCCACAAAGGCCCCGGAGAATTGGTAGACATCTTACTTGACAGAAAAGTATTCTCCTCTTCATCGTGGATAATGGCCAAGTTTCCGCCGAGCTCCTGGCAGAAAGACTGGGCCTCTCCCCACGACCTCTGTTCCCGCAAGGATGGGAAATGGAAGACGTAGCAGTGAGAGCGGAATCGCACTTTTCTGGTGCTGCTGGAAAAGGCATCTGGACGAGAGAGAAAAATATGCGAGTTTcaaaaatgtctgtggagattctcaaataCCCAGGCAGGCGTGGTTTCAAAGAGAAACTGGTTTCACACCAAGGAGAAGGAATCTAGCAACGCCTTCTACTTCTCTGGAGAGGGCAGATGAATTCTGCCTGTTCGAAGCCACCCTACTCCTAAGTAACAGTAAGAAAGCACCTTTTGCTTTCATGTCCTGAGGATGAGTTGTCTAGTGTGTGTAACAGATGTGGACTAAGTCAGGTTTCATCAGGAGGAGACACAGAATGATGCCTTTCTCTGCATTGCCACGGTGCATATGCCCCTAATTTAATTCcatttttgctagaccaattcttgaatacagctcatctgtctggaacccgcactgcatatcggacataaatacaattgagagagtccagagatatttcacaagaagagtcctccactcctctgcttgcaataaaataccttatatcaccagactccaaattttggacttaagacaatttagaactaaactgacttcagtctgacctaagcatagtacataaaatcatctaccacaatgtcctgtcaatgactacgtgagcttcaaccacaacaatacacgagcaaataatagatacaaactcaagtaaccgctccaaactcgacagcagaagatatgacttcagtaacagagtggtcaatgcctggaatgcactacctgtctctgtagtttcttccccaaacccccaaaactttaagcttggactgtctactgttgacctcaccccattcctaagaggtctgtaaggggcgtgcatatgtGCACCTcgtgccttccatccctgtcctaattttacttactcttttcatgtatccaaattatgtttatacttttacctgttatcttatatatgattgacaaataaataaataaattttccacaGTATTTGTTGTATGAAATTCTTCCTCCTGGTTTGGGGTTGGGAGGGAGAAAGAGCGAGTCAGATGTTTTACTTGCCATACCTTTCATCAGCTTCTCACAGATAAATGAGGTGCTGGCCTCGCAGTCCCAGTCTCTCCACTGCGCAGCATAGATGCCCACAAGCTGGGTGCAGTGCTTCTTCCCGGGGTGGCCCTGGAGCCAGTGGCTGGAGAAATTGGAGAACTCAAAACCAAGGTGTGAGCTGGAGGAGATTTAAATAGGACTCCGTGCAAAAAGGGTGTTTTTCACTGGATGTTCCGTGACCTGGAGGCCACCTTGGAAGGTCTTCTCCAGTCAGGAGGAgatgggagaggagaggctgactaggccacctcTGCAGCTTGGTGTACGTTGGCTGAATCCTCCCTTCTCTTGGGACACCCACCAACCAAACACCAAACTCTTTCTTCCCTCACCTGTACCAACTCTGTGATATTGGAGTGCCATCCACCCAGGTGAGCTGAACCTCTCGCCATGCCAGTCCAATCCAGAAGTAGGCCGCGTGACCCCTGGCACCATCGGTAAGGTCCCTCAGGAACATCTGTGCCAAGGCAAGTTTCAAAGGCAAGGTTGAGACCACAGCAGCATTGTCTCTGCTCTTACAGAAAGCAGGAAGGCTAAAACTTTCCTATGGCCAGTGCAGCAATAGAGCTGTCTTCATGGCAGCTGGACCTAAGCCAACCACCTGCATGGGCAGTTTTCCCCCCACTCCTCTTTTTATTCCCCAAGGGAGTGCGGATTGCAAAGACCACCTCTTACTTGCTTGCTATAATCCTTGATGACTACTAGATCTGCCTTTTGGTCCTGACAGAAGGCTCTGGCCTCCTTCCAGGAGAGAGCAGGAGCAGCTGGGATATAGAAGCAGAACTCATCTCTGTATGGGATCCACTTTGGGGGGCACCACCCCAGTCCTGCATACAGAAGCAGTAAAGATGCATCTTGGatcagaatttttgttgctaaacagAAAAGGGCTAAGCTTTAGTCCTACGGGGTTTAGTTCCACTCAGTCCTACAACAGCTCCTGAGTTTCAGACACATCAGATTCAACCTTCCCAAGAACGGCCACTTATCATAGGCATGATGGAGCACACGGATGATCTGTTCTTTGAACTACAGGCCAGCTTTCTTCCTTGGTCTAGCAGCAACTTGGCCCTGATTCTGCAGGCAACCTTCTAGCAGCTTCTGTGTCACTCTCTGTCCTCATCCACACAGCCAGACTCGCGTGGACTGTTAGAATCCACAGGCTAAAATCTTTCAATCCAAATAATAAAATGAGACTAAGCAGACCCAGAAGTGGAAGAAATGAGAGGGCattaaaaggaaatatttaatttaaaacttgTCATTCATGTTGATGTTATGTAGAAGattaaaaagaatgaaattaGTAAATGGGAGTACAAGAGTTTAACATCAACGggaatagaaaaaaaagggggggaaagagagataaatctgattaaagattaaaattgggggtGGAGGTTAAGATTAGAGTTTTAAGAGAAATgaaatagggaaataaaaaaggaaggaaaatatattgatgaaagcatatAAGAAATGTTGAAAAAAACCAAATTGGATGTAAACATGTACCTGGCTAATATTTGGTTCAGAAAAGAtatattgtatgttgttgtttgtgtgtaaaaaataaaaaattgttttatatatatatatatatatatatatatatatatatatatatatatatatatatatatatatatatatatatagttcacatagataaaagattaaatGAACTATCCTCTCACCAGAACTTATGAAGAGCAATGCCAATGGCCCCCAGACTACCTTCCAGTGCGATTCTGCTCCGCCCATCTCAACCGGTCCTAAAATCAGAGGAAAACCCATCGTTTTTCTTCGGCAGCCTCCGGGAAGTGGAAACCCCTTTAAGTGGATACATTGGATACATTTCCACCATCGATCAAGGGCTCTCTCACTTGAGAGCTGCCCAATTATTTGGTGACGGAGTCCATCTGGAACACCCGTGTAGGAAAAGGAGAAACAACGTTTGAATAGGACTGGAAACTCCCCATCCTACCCCACCGTGCCACATGGGACGTGGGGTCCTGCCAGGGAGCTGGGCCCTTCCCGAGGGAGGGCACCTCTGGGCATCCTCCTCCGCCCCATGGGTCGGGCAGCCAGAGCATCACCTCTCCTCCCCGAGACCTCTCAAGAGACCCTCTGGGCCCTACCTGGCCCTGCTAACTTGAGGCAGGCTTCTCTAGGCCTCAACGGGCCTCACCCAGGCAGGAACTGGAGCAAGAAGAGGATAAGTGATGCAGCCCTAGACACCTGCGCCTCCGAGGCCTCCGAGGGCCAGAACAACAAGTGACTGAAGCCTCTTGCGACAGACGTAAGTACCTGCCCGAATACCTCTTACCTGGGCTTCCTCCTTCTCACCTGGCCACGAGCAACAGCAACGGGCCCAGGCACCTAGGGCTCTGCCCAGGCCTCCCACTGAGCCTCCCCAGACCCACCGTCTGAGGAGACCCTCCACAGCCTGCCCCAAAAGGGAAGCGTGACCCGAAAAGGGGTCCCGTTTCCAGAGGGGATTTTCTGAAGGGGTTCCCCCGCTGGTTTCCCCTTGGTTTGGGGCTACCGATTGTTCCTCTGTGCCTCCAGGTTCAGGTTGTAAGCTTTTGTGgctgccttttaaaagcatactCGTGAGTAAGAatttgcctgcttttttttttttatttataataacagCCACTTATAAAGATATGTTTAACAAATACCAAGGCACAGAAAAATCACGAGCAGGTTCATATTTAGAAAGGCAGATTTgtgacttttaattaaaaaacaatcaAAGTATCTCAAGCTAAAATAGCCCTTGATAGATCAAGTAATCAGGAAAGCAGAAGCAGCCAAACCTTTTGGATCCCTTCGTGATTTGATACGGCTCTGGCTGCTTATCCTTCAAACATCCAAGATGGGCTAAATTCAGTATTTTCACTTGTGCCGAATTCAACAAGTTAAATTAAAGGACTGGAGCTGAGAAACACACTGTTAAACAACGTTTTTACCAAGTGTGTGAGAAGTCCTCGGGTATCACACATTTGAAAATCGAAATTTACTGTCCAGTATGGACTCCTCATGAAATTAACAGCTCTGTAGATTATCGTTAACATTATTTTCTTCTACTTATGACATAATTCatatcagaaaatattttaatattactaTTGCAGCAGCATAGCAGTATGATATTCTCTCACTTGGAAACTGTCAGAAAAACATTCCAGTTTTTGAAAAAGAGACTAAacctaaaaaaattaagaaaatataagAGTCAAAGAGTGTTACGCTGCTGAGTTTCAGCCCCCAACAGACTCACAGCCAAGCATGTTCTccaaaatggaaaacaaaaaagGACTGAGGGTGTTTGCTCCAAGGATGCCTGGTGCCCAGTCCAgcaaaaagacaaaaaggaatCAGGGGAAGAGATAAAAGAGGGGAGAAGAGCAGAATGACAGAACTGGAGAGttaggagggaccttggaggtcttctagtaggacccccttgcttaagcaggagaccctatatcatttcagacaaatggctctccctCCTCTGTAGCCATTCCAGACCTAGTGCTTCTCTGGAAGCAGCCTGTGACTGACTAAAAAGAGACTAGAGGCAGAGTCCGAGCCATCGGATCTATTCGGACAGACACTTGCAACTAAGACCCAAATAAAACACCTCACTAAGAACGCAACCCGAGGATTAGGACCAGCTGGCTACACTCTGCAGCAATGCCCAGCTTGCCATCACCAAGCAAGCACTGAGGAGCTGGTGCAAGATTTGAGGCCGGAGGGCTTACACGCAACCCCTGGACTGGTTAGGAGATGGTGCTAGAAGCCCTGAAAATTGCAGCAAAAAGGTTTTCAGAAAATCCTGGAATCTGAAGTCCAGCAATGAGCAAatgcttctcctcccttcccagtTACTCCCCCCAGGCAGGCAGGAAGCTAATTCAGCTCTGAAAAGCCGCAGCGGTTCCACAGCAGAGAGTGGGGTCGCAGGGGCAGCAGCAGCCATTCCAGGGAAGGCAGGGCTGGGGCTCAGGCGAGACTTCCTGGCACGAGCCACTCGGCTGCTCCGTGATGACCGGCTTCTCCTTGGAGAACCGCTCCAGTGACAGCCGGCCTCCCTGCCGGGGAAGCACCTTCTCGGACTTGACGGCGAGGAAGGCCGCGAGGTCCAAGTCAAGCATTGCCACCCCTCCGCGTGGGGTGGGGGTGTTTTGGCGGCACTGGGGACACGGGATCCACCACTGCTCGTTGGCCACCACATTGAGGCGTCGGATACAGGCCTGGCAAAATGCGTGGCCACAGTAGAGGCGGCGAGGGAGGTGGGCAGAGAGGTCATAGCAGCAGTAACAGATGACGCACTCGAGTTTGAGGCTGCTGGGACTGGGGACAGCAGCCTCCAGGCCGGGCTTGGCAGCCTCGTCGTCCTCAGGCCCAGAAGGCAGAGCAGTCCTGCAGGGAGGAACCCAAGAGAAGAGTCGTTCAGGACCAGACGTGGAAGCAGACTTTGGGCAGCAGCTCCAGTTGGTCTCAGTTGCCACTCTTTCAAATCTGCCTGCTGCAGAAGGCCGTCAGCTCAGGGACTGCCTCTGAATGCCCGTCAGTCTGAAACTCCTAAATCTACTCCCGATTCTGTTTCTGAAGCTCAgaactagagaaaaaaaaaaaaggggggggggaggaaggcacAACTTCCCAGTCACATTGTGATCTGGACAGCCAGGCTGCTGGCAAAGGAATTTCAGGTTTCAGGTGGTGCCTTATTCCCTTGGAGGCATCGTCTGCAATTGCAAAGCTGTCCAGCAAAACTGACCCCTTGAAAGCAGGGGACAACTAGCTGACCAAGCCAGTCACTTAAGAGCC
It encodes:
- the RNF224 gene encoding RING finger protein 224, coding for MQQEQEMTALPSGPEDDEAAKPGLEAAVPSPSSLKLECVICYCCYDLSAHLPRRLYCGHAFCQACIRRLNVVANEQWWIPCPQCRQNTPTPRGGVAMLDLDLAAFLAVKSEKVLPRQGGRLSLERFSKEKPVITEQPSGSCQEVSPEPQPCLPWNGCCCPCDPTLCCGTAAAFQS